A DNA window from Agrobacterium vaccinii contains the following coding sequences:
- a CDS encoding creatininase family protein: MRKNALKDMTFAEFRERLPEKPVILLPFGSQEEQGPHAPMGDFMLTEAIALKVAEMSGAIVAPTVPFGYADFFKTIPGGIQLRPATFMALVEDMVAAFLDHGIDHILILNGHTTNASLIDQAVRRARAERGVSVASINLWQSIPDALWQELHGPAVAAARGHGGEPLTSVYMHLFPELLRMDLARPAGRAKAFGLATGGVNNVQFEGMPVNVPLNCHEVNVDGMLGGDPLLATAQKGERIVQHLVGFCSRFVDHMRAFDMRSPSDQTQKAI, from the coding sequence ATGCGCAAGAACGCCCTAAAAGACATGACGTTCGCGGAGTTTCGCGAACGTCTTCCAGAGAAACCCGTGATCCTTCTGCCATTCGGCAGCCAGGAAGAGCAAGGGCCCCATGCCCCCATGGGTGATTTCATGCTGACTGAGGCCATCGCGCTCAAGGTGGCCGAGATGTCCGGCGCTATCGTGGCACCGACCGTGCCTTTCGGCTATGCCGATTTCTTCAAGACCATTCCCGGCGGCATCCAGTTGCGGCCCGCAACCTTCATGGCTCTTGTCGAGGATATGGTTGCAGCCTTTCTGGATCACGGCATCGATCATATCCTCATCCTTAACGGTCATACGACCAACGCGTCACTGATTGATCAGGCGGTACGGCGTGCCCGTGCAGAACGCGGCGTGTCGGTGGCATCGATCAATCTGTGGCAGTCGATACCGGACGCCCTGTGGCAGGAATTGCATGGTCCGGCGGTTGCTGCGGCGCGCGGCCATGGCGGGGAACCGCTCACCTCTGTTTATATGCATCTCTTTCCCGAGTTGCTGCGCATGGACCTCGCAAGACCAGCCGGTCGCGCAAAGGCATTCGGGCTTGCCACGGGTGGGGTCAACAATGTCCAGTTCGAAGGCATGCCGGTGAATGTGCCGCTCAACTGCCATGAAGTGAATGTCGATGGCATGCTGGGCGGCGATCCGCTGCTGGCAACAGCCCAAAAAGGCGAGCGGATCGTTCAGCATCTCGTCGGCTTTTGCAGCCGCTTCGTCGATCACATGCGCGCCTTCGACATGCGCTCTCCGTCTGACCAGACACAAAAGGCGATTTGA
- a CDS encoding ABC transporter substrate-binding protein, which translates to MFTRREVGSLLLAAGAVTLAGRVPLAQAQQRPTLNVAVDNLWATMAPINGISTTSRRIFPNFYDTLVERDYINDENGLIFAPKLATKWEQKGNIWTFTLREGVKFHDGSEMTAEDAVFTLSPERLWGEKPFEPRGKTFTAGFKRVEATGKYTFEIETAAPDPNIPAKLTGYIGFVVPKKYYVEVGVDAFGQKPIGTGPYKVTTFRSGEIMVLDAFDEYWAGPPPAQKVNWKIIPEFAARMAGLVSKEFDFIVNIPTDQEASLESYDGVTLKRVLADNYPAIAFNTRPDPVDNPLVDPNLRYAMVQAIDMNAIVQALFNGTTEHPAVPFNFKEYGKFYDPNLPVKLPYDVEAAKALVAKTKYKGETLIWHITRQFYPNYEAAAEIMIEQWREIGVNVQAQVLDNFELVYRRPYHMMNMSMSSDFIPGDPYQPLWLDWGPTASRSTASWKTWDPTPEFLDLGKKFDSAIEFEERKAAYLALSDEWQRVTPGYYMWKSVYNCAHRSGIEFRLKPNGEMRIYGDYFKLV; encoded by the coding sequence ATGTTTACCAGGCGTGAAGTTGGAAGTCTCCTGCTCGCAGCAGGCGCAGTCACATTGGCAGGCCGGGTGCCGTTGGCGCAGGCCCAGCAACGGCCCACACTCAACGTCGCCGTCGATAATCTGTGGGCGACGATGGCACCGATCAACGGCATCTCCACCACATCCCGCCGCATCTTTCCGAATTTCTACGATACGCTGGTCGAGCGGGATTATATCAATGACGAGAATGGTTTGATCTTCGCGCCCAAGCTTGCAACCAAATGGGAGCAGAAGGGCAATATCTGGACATTCACCCTTCGCGAGGGCGTGAAATTCCACGATGGCAGTGAAATGACTGCCGAGGACGCGGTCTTCACTTTGTCGCCAGAGCGTCTCTGGGGCGAGAAACCTTTCGAACCGCGTGGCAAGACATTTACGGCGGGTTTCAAGCGGGTCGAAGCAACCGGAAAATATACGTTCGAGATCGAAACCGCCGCACCCGATCCCAACATTCCAGCCAAGTTGACCGGCTATATCGGCTTCGTGGTGCCGAAGAAATATTATGTGGAAGTGGGCGTCGATGCCTTTGGTCAAAAGCCGATCGGTACCGGGCCCTACAAGGTCACAACCTTCCGTTCTGGCGAGATCATGGTCCTCGATGCGTTCGATGAATATTGGGCGGGGCCTCCTCCGGCTCAGAAGGTCAACTGGAAGATCATTCCCGAATTCGCTGCACGCATGGCCGGTCTGGTCTCGAAAGAGTTCGACTTCATCGTCAATATTCCGACCGACCAGGAAGCGTCGCTGGAAAGCTATGATGGTGTTACGCTGAAGCGCGTTCTGGCGGATAATTACCCAGCGATTGCGTTCAATACGCGGCCGGACCCCGTGGACAATCCGCTGGTCGATCCGAACCTGCGTTATGCCATGGTTCAGGCCATCGATATGAATGCCATTGTTCAGGCGTTGTTCAACGGAACGACCGAACATCCAGCTGTGCCCTTCAACTTCAAGGAATATGGCAAGTTCTATGATCCGAATTTGCCGGTCAAGCTTCCCTACGATGTCGAAGCCGCCAAGGCGCTGGTTGCCAAGACGAAATACAAGGGTGAAACGCTGATCTGGCATATCACGCGCCAGTTCTACCCGAACTACGAGGCGGCTGCCGAAATCATGATCGAGCAGTGGCGCGAAATCGGCGTCAATGTGCAGGCGCAGGTGCTGGATAATTTCGAACTGGTCTATCGTCGGCCATACCACATGATGAACATGTCCATGAGTTCGGACTTCATTCCGGGAGACCCGTATCAGCCGCTCTGGCTGGATTGGGGTCCGACGGCATCGCGTTCAACGGCAAGCTGGAAGACCTGGGATCCGACGCCTGAATTCCTTGATCTTGGCAAGAAATTCGATTCTGCGATCGAATTCGAGGAGCGCAAGGCTGCGTATCTTGCCCTTTCCGATGAGTGGCAGCGCGTCACGCCGGGCTATTACATGTGGAAGAGCGTCTATAACTGCGCCCACCGTTCCGGCATCGAGTTCCGCCTCAAGCCGAACGGCGAAATGCGCATCTACGGCGACTACTTCAAGTTGGTGTGA
- a CDS encoding ABC transporter permease, whose translation MKRRSPILIFAVVVLALTVFIAIVGNIFTSHGVTQQNLLARLKPPAFLGGNPDFPLGTDRIGRDMVARVIAGLQMSLTVAMAGTIIGAVFGSLIGFIAAHFRGWVDEVLMMLVDFQASLPFILITLTLLAFFGNSLTLFILLMGLFGWEKYARLARGVVLSAVNQPYAKAIVALGAGNSRLYVRHVLPNVASALIVQVTLTFPQIILLETSLSFLGLGIQAPQTSLGQILGDGRDYLSTAWWISVVPGTVIFLVTLSMSIVGDWLRDRLDPMLQGRNA comes from the coding sequence ATGAAGCGCCGCTCTCCCATTCTCATTTTCGCTGTGGTCGTGCTGGCACTGACTGTGTTCATCGCCATCGTCGGAAATATCTTTACATCGCATGGCGTTACGCAACAGAACCTGCTTGCGCGTCTGAAGCCCCCGGCATTTCTCGGCGGTAACCCGGATTTCCCGCTCGGAACGGATCGCATCGGTCGCGATATGGTCGCCCGTGTCATTGCCGGTTTGCAGATGTCCCTTACGGTCGCCATGGCAGGTACGATCATCGGCGCCGTTTTCGGCTCTCTCATCGGCTTCATTGCCGCCCATTTCCGCGGCTGGGTGGATGAGGTGCTGATGATGCTGGTGGATTTCCAGGCATCGCTGCCGTTCATCCTCATCACGCTGACGCTTCTGGCATTCTTCGGCAACAGTCTGACATTGTTCATCCTGCTGATGGGACTGTTTGGATGGGAAAAATATGCCCGTCTTGCCAGGGGTGTCGTGCTGTCGGCGGTCAACCAGCCCTACGCCAAGGCCATCGTCGCACTGGGCGCTGGCAATAGCAGGCTCTATGTGCGGCATGTGCTGCCCAATGTCGCAAGTGCTTTGATCGTTCAAGTGACGCTGACATTTCCGCAAATCATCCTGCTTGAGACGTCGCTGAGCTTTCTCGGTCTCGGCATCCAGGCACCGCAGACGAGCCTCGGTCAGATCCTTGGCGATGGTCGCGACTACCTCTCAACCGCCTGGTGGATTTCTGTTGTGCCCGGCACGGTGATTTTCCTCGTAACACTCTCGATGAGCATCGTCGGGGACTGGCTGCGCGACCGGCTTGACCCGATGCTTCAGGGACGAAACGCGTAA
- a CDS encoding ABC transporter permease yields MTRFWLLKILRTALTLWFVVTFTFVVLRTSGDPVVALVGADATPDEIEQFRALWRLDDSLWVQYFRYIGQMATGQFGISYRDGREVIDIIAERVPWTIMLGLFAYAGAILIGIPAGIIAAIKRGSPFDNLIMATAVFGFAIPNFFLGILLILLFSLGLQWLPSSGTGTIWHVLMPALTLATFTAGTLARFTRSAMLEVLDKLYIRAAAAKGVRYWKRIVFHALPNAGIPIITIIGLNLGELIAGAIVVETVFAWPGVGRLLVTAVSSRDLAVVQALVLIMAVTMVMANLIVDLLYGLLDPRIRVAK; encoded by the coding sequence ATGACACGCTTCTGGTTGCTGAAAATACTGCGTACAGCTTTGACGCTGTGGTTCGTCGTGACCTTCACATTCGTTGTTCTGAGAACGTCCGGAGACCCGGTCGTCGCGCTTGTCGGGGCGGATGCTACACCTGACGAGATAGAACAGTTTCGAGCCTTATGGCGGCTCGATGACTCACTCTGGGTTCAATATTTTCGCTACATCGGACAGATGGCCACGGGCCAGTTCGGCATCTCCTACCGCGACGGTCGGGAAGTCATCGACATCATTGCGGAACGTGTGCCATGGACGATCATGCTGGGGCTGTTTGCCTATGCCGGTGCAATCCTCATCGGCATTCCGGCGGGCATCATCGCCGCCATCAAGCGTGGCTCGCCCTTCGACAATCTGATCATGGCCACAGCCGTATTCGGCTTCGCCATACCAAATTTCTTCCTCGGCATCCTTCTCATCCTGTTGTTTTCGCTTGGCCTGCAATGGCTTCCCAGTTCCGGTACGGGAACGATATGGCATGTCCTGATGCCGGCTCTGACGCTTGCAACATTTACGGCCGGAACACTTGCCCGCTTCACGCGCTCGGCCATGCTGGAGGTGCTGGACAAGCTCTATATCCGAGCAGCGGCCGCAAAAGGTGTCCGTTACTGGAAACGCATCGTGTTCCACGCGCTTCCCAATGCGGGTATCCCGATCATCACCATTATCGGCCTTAATCTGGGTGAACTCATTGCCGGTGCGATTGTGGTGGAAACGGTGTTTGCTTGGCCTGGTGTCGGCAGATTGCTCGTGACAGCCGTGTCGTCTCGCGACCTTGCAGTCGTGCAAGCGTTGGTTCTCATCATGGCGGTCACCATGGTCATGGCCAACCTCATCGTGGACCTGCTTTATGGTTTGCTTGACCCGCGTATTCGCGTCGCGAAATAG
- a CDS encoding LysR family transcriptional regulator, with protein sequence MKYGIEFRHLHYFACVAEELHFSRAADRLGMAQAPLSQQIRQLEERIGTRLLSRTTRSVKLTPAGEIFLRHAMEILGGIDRAVTHTRSISGDDSGKIYVSGVHVALSHVLPSVIAEFHKQYPNIQVDVQLLGTASQLEMLQNGTVQVAFIRPTNPAGFLKTEHLLKEGFVAVLHKDHRLAKQEAISVKDFAGEPIITYAPTVGASYHHVIMDAFRLAGIYPMVVQEVSHTLAIATLVAAGVGIAIAPSWLAHNLSPHLVYRPLTEIPDEVELVVGWQANEKSKAVLDFVEFSRRQFSGRNRLLPADIA encoded by the coding sequence ATGAAATACGGCATAGAGTTTCGTCACCTTCACTATTTTGCCTGCGTAGCGGAGGAGCTGCATTTCAGCCGCGCGGCAGACCGGCTTGGCATGGCACAAGCGCCTCTCAGCCAGCAGATTCGTCAACTTGAGGAACGCATCGGAACGCGTCTTCTATCGCGCACGACACGCAGCGTGAAACTGACGCCGGCGGGAGAGATTTTCCTGCGTCATGCGATGGAAATACTAGGTGGTATCGACAGGGCGGTCACGCACACCCGTTCTATTTCCGGCGACGATAGTGGAAAGATTTACGTGAGCGGCGTTCACGTTGCCCTGTCGCATGTGCTGCCTAGCGTCATTGCCGAGTTTCACAAGCAATATCCGAATATCCAGGTCGATGTGCAACTGCTCGGCACCGCCAGCCAATTGGAGATGCTTCAGAACGGAACCGTTCAAGTGGCCTTCATCCGCCCCACCAATCCTGCGGGCTTTCTGAAAACCGAGCATCTGCTGAAAGAAGGATTTGTGGCAGTACTCCACAAGGATCACCGCTTGGCCAAGCAGGAAGCCATCAGCGTCAAGGATTTTGCCGGTGAACCCATCATCACCTATGCGCCAACGGTTGGTGCAAGTTATCACCATGTCATCATGGATGCGTTCCGGCTCGCAGGGATCTACCCCATGGTGGTTCAGGAAGTATCACACACGCTTGCCATAGCCACACTTGTTGCGGCGGGCGTCGGCATTGCCATCGCGCCGTCATGGCTCGCCCATAATCTCAGCCCACATCTCGTTTACCGCCCACTTACTGAGATTCCGGACGAGGTGGAGCTCGTTGTGGGATGGCAGGCGAATGAAAAATCAAAGGCCGTTCTGGATTTCGTAGAATTTTCCAGACGGCAGTTTTCCGGGAGAAACCGTCTTCTGCCTGCGGATATCGCATAA
- a CDS encoding sensor histidine kinase — protein sequence MTTTPDTLKPLLWEPKNLVRAIEAAGVTLWSWNVNTDAFAMDDHSYERWGVPKGRDVTFEDLSAHIHPADRDRVRAAFTATRSIIGAYEIDFRITIADELKWISARGQGDDAGMVKGIMFGIFIDVTGRKQAEEGRELLAGEMSHRVKNLLAIASGLTAITSRSTTTVEDMARELTLRLTALGRAHDLVRPVPGQTEAPSALLGDLLTVLLAPYDDLGAFSGRIRVSVPRMSVGEGATTVVALIVHELATNSLKYGALSVDTGTLDVSCSAQNEAVTIVWTENGGPKVVHPQSKSGYGSKLVERSVKGHLRGSIDYNWAQEGLVVTLVVDPERLAS from the coding sequence ATGACGACGACGCCGGACACACTTAAACCACTTCTGTGGGAACCGAAAAATCTGGTGCGCGCCATCGAAGCAGCCGGGGTTACTCTTTGGTCATGGAACGTCAACACTGACGCTTTTGCTATGGATGATCATTCTTATGAGCGATGGGGTGTTCCTAAAGGCAGGGACGTCACATTCGAAGATCTTTCCGCGCACATTCATCCGGCCGACCGTGACCGGGTTCGTGCAGCCTTTACAGCGACGCGCTCCATCATTGGTGCCTACGAGATTGATTTCCGGATCACGATCGCGGATGAACTCAAATGGATTTCAGCGCGCGGTCAGGGTGACGACGCCGGTATGGTCAAAGGGATCATGTTCGGCATTTTCATTGATGTCACAGGGCGCAAGCAAGCCGAAGAAGGCCGCGAACTGCTGGCAGGTGAAATGAGCCATCGTGTCAAAAACCTTCTTGCCATTGCCTCTGGCCTGACCGCCATCACCTCGCGGTCAACGACAACGGTCGAGGATATGGCCCGCGAACTGACACTCAGGCTGACAGCTTTGGGACGGGCGCATGATCTGGTCCGACCGGTACCTGGGCAAACGGAAGCTCCATCTGCTCTGCTGGGTGATCTTCTGACAGTGCTTCTCGCACCTTATGATGATCTTGGCGCTTTCAGCGGGCGTATCCGCGTCTCGGTACCACGGATGAGCGTAGGGGAAGGTGCCACGACCGTCGTTGCGCTCATCGTCCATGAGCTTGCCACCAACTCCTTGAAATACGGCGCTCTGTCCGTTGATACCGGAACTCTCGACGTTTCATGCTCGGCACAAAACGAGGCGGTCACGATTGTATGGACTGAAAACGGAGGCCCGAAGGTCGTCCACCCACAGTCCAAATCCGGTTATGGCAGTAAGCTTGTGGAGCGCAGCGTAAAAGGGCACCTGCGCGGGTCGATAGATTATAACTGGGCGCAGGAAGGCCTCGTCGTGACTCTGGTTGTCGATCCAGAGCGTTTGGCAAGCTAG
- a CDS encoding PRC-barrel domain-containing protein gives MTLFRSAAIAVGLTFSTAFFATPVLAACNISDAKLEEAILQKPELRDPENRYLVLDLRTLRDAAFLLWTYGLEDDCERLVGNIKELIASPSMGGRGTSDEDAVDQQQAAGEPLQQRLGKVKGSRGTLNEGPLVPISALDPGLLVNEIVGAEVRTSDDKIVGEVRNVVIGTKDQKDYVIVASGGFFVPGKDSLVVPLLSMVIDRARTSFFLPITSAQVKSVPLMPDQDYLWLDDKEWRAKNDAIFQSLLSNIASIDKTLTPRLGTKRPSTAQ, from the coding sequence ATGACCCTCTTTAGATCTGCGGCTATTGCCGTTGGACTCACATTCTCAACTGCGTTTTTTGCCACGCCCGTGCTGGCTGCCTGCAACATATCAGATGCAAAGCTTGAAGAGGCGATCTTACAAAAGCCGGAGTTACGGGACCCTGAGAATCGCTATCTTGTGTTAGATCTTAGAACTTTGCGTGATGCAGCTTTTCTGCTGTGGACCTACGGGCTGGAAGATGACTGCGAACGGCTCGTCGGCAACATAAAGGAGCTGATCGCATCCCCATCAATGGGCGGACGTGGCACGAGTGACGAAGATGCCGTCGATCAGCAGCAGGCCGCGGGCGAGCCGTTGCAACAACGGTTGGGCAAGGTCAAAGGCAGCCGTGGCACACTTAACGAAGGTCCCCTCGTGCCGATCAGTGCACTTGATCCGGGCCTCTTGGTCAACGAGATCGTGGGTGCAGAAGTCAGGACGTCCGACGACAAAATCGTCGGTGAAGTCCGCAATGTCGTTATTGGGACAAAAGACCAAAAAGATTACGTGATCGTGGCATCCGGTGGCTTTTTCGTCCCGGGAAAAGACAGTCTGGTGGTACCACTTCTTTCTATGGTAATCGATCGCGCACGGACCAGCTTCTTCCTACCTATCACCAGTGCCCAGGTGAAATCCGTGCCTTTGATGCCCGATCAGGATTATCTCTGGCTCGATGATAAGGAATGGCGGGCCAAGAACGACGCGATTTTCCAGAGCCTCCTTTCCAATATTGCCAGTATAGACAAAACCCTCACACCGAGGTTGGGCACGAAACGACCGTCAACGGCCCAATAG